A genome region from Stenotrophomonas maltophilia includes the following:
- a CDS encoding single-stranded DNA-binding protein produces MARGINKVILVGNLGNDPDVKYTQGGMAITRISLATTSVRKDKDGNQQERTEWHRVVFFGKLGEIAGEYLRKGSSVYVEGSLRYDKYTGQDGVEKYSTDIIADEMQMLGGRGEGGGGGGGGNYGGDRPQRQQAPRQEYGGGGGGQRGGQGGGYGNQGGNQGGNQGGGYGNQGGNQRPQPQQAPPMDDFADDDIPF; encoded by the coding sequence ATGGCGCGCGGCATCAACAAAGTCATCCTGGTCGGCAATCTCGGCAACGACCCGGACGTGAAGTACACCCAGGGCGGCATGGCGATCACCCGCATCAGCCTGGCCACCACCAGCGTCCGCAAGGACAAGGATGGCAATCAGCAGGAACGTACCGAATGGCACCGCGTGGTGTTCTTCGGCAAGCTCGGCGAGATCGCCGGCGAGTACCTGCGCAAGGGCAGCTCGGTCTACGTCGAAGGCAGCCTGCGCTACGACAAGTACACCGGCCAGGACGGCGTGGAGAAGTACTCCACCGATATCATCGCCGATGAAATGCAGATGCTGGGCGGCCGCGGTGAAGGCGGCGGTGGTGGCGGTGGCGGCAACTACGGCGGCGATCGCCCGCAGCGCCAGCAGGCCCCGCGCCAGGAGTACGGCGGCGGTGGCGGCGGCCAGCGTGGCGGCCAGGGCGGTGGTTATGGCAACCAGGGCGGCAACCAGGGCGGCAACCAGGGCGGTGGCTACGGCAACCAGGGTGGCAACCAGCGCCCGCAGCCGCAGCAGGCGCCGCCGATGGACGACTTCGCTGACGACGATATTCCGTTCTAA
- a CDS encoding LacI family DNA-binding transcriptional regulator yields the protein MTIKGKATSLDIAHLAGVSQPTVSRALRGSPMVNAETRERILRIARELNYKVDKNASSLRLRNAGTLALLFFEDPTNDDSLINPFFHSMLGSITRACALHGQDLLVSFQQLSTDWQADYEDSNKADGIILLGYGDYHESRDRLQRLVEQGTHFVRWGAALPGQPGVSIGSDNFQGGHDITTHLLQQGCRRIAFLGHASSHYPEFQERYRGHVAALQEHGLAAEPALQHDAITTEASGQEACQALLARGEPIDAICAASDLIAIGAMRALREAGLRVPQDVAVTGFDDIPLAASVSPALTTVQQDTKQAGQLLVERLLALIGRQPVDSQSIPVKLVVRESSLRR from the coding sequence ATGACCATCAAAGGCAAAGCCACCTCCCTGGACATCGCCCACCTGGCCGGGGTCTCCCAGCCGACCGTGTCGCGGGCCCTGCGCGGCAGCCCGATGGTCAACGCCGAGACCCGCGAGCGCATCCTGCGCATCGCCCGCGAGCTGAACTACAAGGTCGACAAGAACGCTTCCAGCCTGCGCCTGCGCAACGCCGGCACCCTGGCCCTGCTGTTCTTCGAAGACCCAACCAACGACGATTCACTGATCAACCCGTTCTTCCATTCGATGCTCGGCTCGATCACCCGCGCCTGCGCCCTGCACGGGCAGGACCTGCTGGTCTCGTTCCAGCAGCTGTCCACCGACTGGCAGGCCGATTACGAGGACAGCAACAAGGCCGACGGCATCATCCTGCTCGGCTATGGCGACTACCACGAGTCGCGCGACCGCCTGCAGCGGCTGGTCGAACAGGGCACGCATTTCGTGCGCTGGGGCGCCGCCCTGCCCGGCCAGCCCGGCGTGTCGATCGGCAGCGACAACTTCCAGGGCGGGCACGACATCACCACCCACCTGCTGCAGCAGGGCTGCCGCCGCATCGCCTTCCTTGGCCACGCATCCAGCCACTACCCGGAATTCCAGGAGCGTTACCGCGGCCATGTGGCGGCGTTGCAGGAACACGGCCTGGCCGCCGAACCGGCGCTGCAGCACGATGCGATCACCACCGAGGCCTCCGGCCAGGAGGCCTGCCAGGCGCTGCTGGCACGCGGCGAGCCGATCGATGCGATCTGCGCGGCCAGCGACCTGATCGCCATCGGCGCAATGCGTGCCCTGCGCGAGGCCGGGCTGCGGGTGCCGCAGGACGTGGCAGTGACCGGTTTCGACGACATCCCGCTGGCCGCCTCGGTATCCCCGGCGCTGACCACGGTGCAGCAGGACACCAAGCAGGCCGGGCAGCTGCTGGTGGAACGCCTGCTGGCGCTGATCGGCCGGCAGCCGGTGGACAGCCAGAGCATCCCGGTGAAGCTGGTGGTGCGGGAATCGTCGCTGCGCCGGTAA
- a CDS encoding hydroxypyruvate isomerase family protein, with product MTIHSIRPAPPRGLTRRDALRIAVAGGIGLGAGTIAGTLPAFAATAPLKGNLKHSVARWTFPQLSVAQLCATVKDIGFAAIDLVGPEDWPTLKANGVYSSMCNGAELGLTKGFAGREFHDQLVERYTRHIDLVADAGYRNLICFSGNRNGMDPQEGMANAEAGLKRILGHAEKRGVVLVMELLNSRVDHRDYLCDHSAWGVELCQRLGSDNFGLLYDIYHMQIMEGDIIATIGKHHACFKHYHTAGVPGRNEIGDQQELHYPAICRAIRDTGFKGYLAQEFTPAAPDPVASLREAIRLCDV from the coding sequence ATGACCATCCATTCGATCAGACCGGCTCCTCCGAGGGGGCTCACGCGGCGCGATGCGCTGCGCATCGCAGTTGCCGGCGGCATTGGCCTGGGGGCCGGGACGATCGCGGGGACATTGCCCGCATTCGCCGCCACTGCACCGCTGAAGGGTAACCTGAAGCACTCCGTCGCCCGCTGGACCTTCCCGCAGCTGTCCGTCGCCCAGCTCTGCGCGACGGTGAAGGACATCGGCTTCGCCGCGATCGACCTGGTCGGCCCGGAAGACTGGCCCACGCTGAAGGCGAATGGCGTGTACAGCTCGATGTGCAACGGCGCGGAGCTGGGCCTGACCAAGGGCTTTGCCGGCCGTGAGTTCCACGACCAGCTGGTGGAGCGCTACACGCGGCACATCGATCTGGTGGCCGATGCCGGTTACCGTAATCTCATCTGCTTCTCAGGCAACCGCAACGGTATGGATCCGCAGGAAGGCATGGCCAATGCGGAGGCTGGCCTCAAGCGCATCCTCGGGCATGCCGAGAAGCGCGGTGTGGTACTGGTGATGGAGCTGCTGAACTCCAGGGTCGACCACCGCGACTACCTGTGCGACCACTCTGCGTGGGGCGTAGAGCTGTGCCAGCGGCTGGGCTCGGACAACTTCGGCCTGCTCTACGACATCTATCACATGCAGATCATGGAAGGCGACATCATCGCTACCATTGGAAAACACCACGCCTGCTTCAAGCATTACCACACCGCAGGCGTGCCTGGCCGGAACGAGATCGGAGACCAGCAGGAGCTCCACTATCCGGCCATCTGTCGCGCGATCCGCGACACCGGTTTCAAGGGGTATCTGGCGCAGGAGTTCACGCCTGCCGCGCCCGATCCCGTTGCCTCATTGCGCGAGGCGATCCGCCTCTGCGACGTCTGA
- a CDS encoding ABC transporter ATP-binding protein encodes MLKIDSLSKTYANGVHALNNVSLDIPRGMFGLLGPNGAGKSSLMRTLSTLQEADSGSAVLSIPGETPIDVLRDKDAVRRRLGYLPQDFGVYPKVSALDLLEHFAVLKGLTQRAQRREVVDGLLQQVNLWDARKRKLGTYSGGMRQRFGIAQALLGDPRLVIVDEPTAGLDPEERNRFLNLLAAIGENVAVILSTHIVEDVTDLCPTMAIMNKGQVLLTGRPADAIDALQQQVWRKQVDPSELADHEARYVVLSTRLVGGRPVIHVHSANDPGDGFAAVAPDLEDVYFQRLRLQARARAAA; translated from the coding sequence ATGCTGAAGATCGATTCGCTGTCCAAGACGTACGCCAACGGCGTGCATGCTCTCAACAATGTCAGCCTGGACATCCCGCGCGGGATGTTCGGCCTGCTCGGGCCGAACGGCGCGGGCAAATCCTCGTTGATGCGCACCCTGTCCACCCTGCAGGAAGCCGACAGCGGCTCGGCCGTGCTCAGCATCCCCGGCGAAACTCCGATCGACGTACTGCGCGACAAAGACGCCGTGCGCCGCCGGCTGGGCTACCTGCCGCAGGATTTCGGCGTGTACCCGAAGGTCAGTGCGCTGGACCTGCTGGAGCATTTCGCGGTGCTCAAGGGCCTGACCCAGCGCGCCCAGCGCCGCGAAGTGGTCGATGGTCTGCTGCAGCAGGTGAATCTGTGGGACGCGCGCAAGCGTAAGCTCGGCACGTACTCCGGCGGCATGCGTCAGCGTTTCGGCATCGCCCAGGCACTGCTCGGCGACCCGCGGCTGGTGATCGTCGACGAACCCACCGCCGGCCTCGATCCCGAGGAACGCAACCGCTTCCTCAACCTGTTGGCGGCCATCGGCGAGAACGTGGCGGTGATCCTGTCCACCCACATCGTCGAGGACGTGACCGACCTCTGCCCGACGATGGCGATCATGAACAAGGGCCAGGTGCTGCTGACCGGGCGCCCGGCCGATGCCATCGACGCGCTGCAGCAGCAGGTCTGGCGCAAGCAGGTCGATCCTTCGGAACTGGCCGACCACGAGGCACGCTACGTGGTGCTGTCCACCCGCCTGGTCGGTGGTCGCCCGGTGATTCACGTACACAGCGCCAATGACCCCGGCGACGGTTTCGCAGCCGTGGCCCCCGATCTCGAGGACGTGTACTTCCAGCGCCTGCGCCTGCAGGCCCGTGCCCGCGCGGCAGCCTGA